A single region of the Nocardioides ochotonae genome encodes:
- the rodA gene encoding rod shape-determining protein RodA, producing MSSPSMSGSLSKQFPGSGFRAPRIDWLLMVAVLALVGLGTLLVWSATSPRDVLTGGDSTAYLRKHLVNVAIGLVLMLLVTAVEHRWVRMLAPLVYLASVVGLVLVLTMGSTINGSQSWLVIGGMSIQPSEFAKLAVIIGMALVLAERAAGRWHASVGSVDVGLMLLVAALPATLIMLQPDLGTMLVLTATVFGILATSGAPRRWLALLVGAGVTVATLAVLGGLLKDYQVDRFMAFTNPDLDPRGAGYNVEQARIAVGNGGLLGQGLFDGSQTRAGFVPEQHTDFIFTVAGEELGLLGAGVLVLLLGVVLWRALSIAYRSEDVFGRVAAAGIACWFGFQAFQNIGMCLGIMPVTGVPLPFVSYGGSSMFAGLLAVGLLQNIHLRTSTPAPSRYVMPSRPVRVLAGR from the coding sequence GTGAGCTCTCCCTCCATGTCGGGGTCCCTGTCCAAGCAGTTCCCCGGCTCCGGCTTCCGGGCCCCGCGCATCGACTGGCTGCTGATGGTGGCGGTGCTGGCCCTGGTCGGGCTCGGCACCCTGCTGGTCTGGTCGGCGACGTCGCCGCGCGACGTGCTCACCGGCGGCGACTCCACGGCGTACCTGCGCAAGCACCTCGTCAACGTCGCGATCGGCCTGGTGCTGATGCTGCTGGTGACCGCCGTCGAGCACCGCTGGGTGCGGATGCTGGCGCCGCTGGTCTACCTCGCCTCGGTCGTGGGCCTCGTGCTCGTGCTGACGATGGGCTCGACGATCAACGGCTCGCAGTCCTGGCTGGTGATCGGCGGGATGTCCATCCAGCCCTCGGAGTTCGCCAAGCTCGCGGTGATCATCGGGATGGCGCTGGTGCTGGCCGAGCGGGCCGCCGGGCGCTGGCACGCGAGCGTCGGCAGCGTCGACGTCGGGCTGATGCTCCTGGTCGCCGCGCTCCCGGCGACGCTGATCATGCTGCAGCCCGACCTCGGCACGATGCTGGTGCTGACCGCCACCGTCTTCGGCATCCTGGCCACCTCCGGGGCGCCGCGTCGCTGGCTGGCCCTGCTGGTCGGCGCCGGCGTCACCGTCGCGACCCTCGCCGTCCTCGGCGGGCTGCTGAAGGACTACCAGGTCGACCGGTTCATGGCCTTCACCAACCCCGACCTCGACCCCCGCGGCGCCGGCTACAACGTCGAGCAGGCGCGGATCGCGGTCGGCAACGGCGGGCTGCTCGGCCAGGGGCTCTTCGACGGCTCGCAGACGCGCGCGGGGTTCGTCCCCGAGCAGCACACCGACTTCATCTTCACCGTCGCCGGCGAGGAGCTCGGGCTGCTCGGCGCCGGGGTGCTGGTGCTCCTGCTCGGCGTGGTGCTGTGGCGCGCGCTGAGCATCGCCTACCGCAGCGAGGACGTCTTCGGCCGGGTCGCGGCCGCCGGCATCGCGTGCTGGTTCGGCTTCCAGGCCTTCCAGAACATCGGCATGTGCCTGGGCATCATGCCGGTCACCGGCGTGCCGTTGCCGTTCGTCTCCTACGGCGGCAGCTCGATGTTCGCCGGCCTGCTCGCGGTCGGGCTGCTGCAGAACATCCACCTGCGCACCTCGACCCCCGCGCCGAGCCGCTACGTCATGCCGTCGCGTCCGGTGCGGGTGCTCGCCGGACGTTGA
- the mreD gene encoding rod shape-determining protein MreD, with translation MSGLRAVVALVGALLALVLQTTFFSHLSWEGVVPNLCLLLVVGAGLVRGSEFAMVLGFGAGLLLDLAPPADHLAGRWALALVVVGYVAGRVRQDVRPTAISVVLTVAACSFVGTSVFALTGLVLRDPVLGVGELLQVIGIALVWDVLLTPFVLPLVMGAFRRLQPDRVPA, from the coding sequence ATGAGCGGGCTGCGCGCCGTGGTGGCGCTGGTGGGCGCCCTGCTCGCCCTGGTTCTCCAGACGACCTTCTTCTCCCACCTGTCCTGGGAGGGCGTGGTGCCCAACCTGTGCCTGCTGCTCGTCGTGGGCGCCGGGCTGGTGCGCGGGTCCGAGTTCGCGATGGTGCTGGGCTTCGGCGCCGGCCTGCTGCTCGACCTCGCCCCGCCCGCCGACCACCTCGCCGGCCGCTGGGCGCTGGCCCTGGTCGTCGTCGGGTACGTCGCGGGGCGGGTGCGCCAGGACGTGCGCCCCACGGCGATCTCGGTGGTCCTCACCGTCGCCGCCTGCTCCTTCGTCGGGACCTCGGTGTTCGCGCTGACCGGACTGGTGCTGCGCGACCCGGTGCTCGGCGTCGGTGAGCTGCTCCAGGTGATCGGCATCGCGCTGGTCTGGGACGTCCTGCTCACGCCGTTCGTGCTGCCGCTGGTGATGGGCGCCTTCCGCCGCCTCCAGCCGGACCGGGTGCCCGCATGA
- a CDS encoding calcium:proton antiporter — protein sequence MPTTDVRGPFRWTLVVPLAALLLLLATWTNHEHWLVLVLIAGALVSSIIAAVHHAEVVAHKVGEPFGSLILAVAVTVIEVGLIVMLMSGGGSGASTYARDTVFAALMITLNGIVGISLLVGALKHHLVSFNPSGTGSALSTVITLASLTMVLPAFTTSGRGLEFSGSQLAFAATASLVLYAGFVFTQTVRHRDFFIPVSSDEYGRITGLLDEDGDGHADPPTSRVAAVSVALLVVSLVAVVGLAKMLSPTIEDAVQALGFPYAVVGVVIALLVLAPESISAVRNAARDRVQISLNLGYGSAMASIGLTVPTIAIASIWLEGPLVLGLEPVQMVLLAITVVVSVLTVAQGRAKAQQGVVHLALLAAFLFLSVQP from the coding sequence ATGCCCACCACCGACGTCCGCGGTCCCTTCCGATGGACGCTGGTCGTCCCCCTCGCAGCGCTGCTCCTGCTCCTCGCCACCTGGACGAACCACGAGCACTGGCTCGTGCTCGTACTCATCGCCGGCGCGCTGGTGAGCTCGATCATCGCGGCCGTGCACCACGCCGAGGTCGTCGCGCACAAGGTCGGGGAGCCGTTCGGCTCGCTGATCCTCGCGGTGGCGGTCACGGTCATCGAGGTCGGCCTGATCGTGATGCTGATGAGCGGCGGCGGCAGCGGGGCCAGCACCTACGCCCGCGACACGGTGTTCGCGGCGCTGATGATCACCCTCAACGGCATCGTCGGCATCTCGCTCCTCGTCGGCGCGCTGAAGCACCACCTGGTCAGCTTCAACCCCTCCGGCACCGGGTCGGCGCTGAGCACCGTGATCACGCTGGCCAGCCTCACGATGGTGCTGCCGGCGTTCACCACCTCGGGTCGGGGCCTGGAGTTCTCCGGCTCCCAGCTCGCCTTCGCCGCGACCGCCTCGCTCGTGCTGTACGCCGGCTTCGTGTTCACCCAGACCGTGCGGCACCGCGACTTCTTCATCCCGGTGAGCTCGGATGAGTACGGCCGGATCACCGGCCTGCTCGACGAGGACGGCGACGGGCACGCGGACCCGCCCACCAGCCGCGTGGCCGCCGTGAGCGTCGCGCTGCTGGTCGTCTCCCTGGTCGCCGTGGTCGGCCTGGCCAAGATGCTCTCCCCCACCATCGAGGACGCGGTGCAGGCGCTGGGCTTCCCCTACGCCGTGGTCGGCGTGGTGATCGCGCTGCTGGTGCTGGCCCCGGAGTCGATCTCCGCGGTCCGCAACGCCGCGCGCGACCGGGTGCAGATCAGCCTCAACCTGGGCTACGGCTCCGCCATGGCCTCGATCGGGCTGACCGTGCCCACGATCGCGATCGCCTCCATCTGGCTCGAGGGCCCGCTGGTCCTCGGCCTGGAGCCGGTGCAGATGGTGCTGCTCGCGATCACCGTCGTGGTCTCGGTGCTCACCGTCGCCCAGGGACGCGCCAAGGCCCAGCAGGGTGTCGTGCACCTCGCGCTGCTGGCGGCGTTCCTGTTCCTGTCGGTCCAGCCCTGA
- a CDS encoding DUF4190 domain-containing protein — MTQPPQYPGPSDPDEPTPSGPPPGSPPPHPYGQAPYGTNPSAPTPPSYPQVPYGEAPAGPPPYNQNPYGQAPHGQAPYGTPFPGGPRQESAPQGMAISSLVLAFFGCLILPAIISIVLAVIVLRRGRDGRNHGKGLALGAIAVSAVSVLATLAFGALIAFTIAVSEDVNDLTTGDCFNAPGLADDDEEFTSIDTVPCDDPHDAEVLGTVELSADQAAQYSGSALAGNAWCGEATGFWTPADDSGLALMRLTDDTEPDAGDTLACVVYDEDGDKLSGPLR, encoded by the coding sequence GTGACCCAGCCTCCGCAGTACCCCGGCCCCTCCGACCCGGACGAGCCCACGCCGTCCGGGCCTCCCCCGGGATCACCGCCGCCGCACCCCTACGGACAGGCGCCGTACGGCACGAACCCCTCGGCGCCCACCCCGCCGAGCTACCCGCAGGTGCCCTACGGCGAGGCCCCCGCCGGCCCCCCGCCGTACAACCAGAACCCCTACGGCCAGGCGCCCCACGGCCAGGCGCCGTACGGCACGCCCTTCCCCGGCGGGCCGCGTCAGGAGTCCGCGCCGCAGGGCATGGCGATCTCCTCGCTGGTGCTGGCGTTCTTCGGCTGCCTGATCCTGCCCGCGATCATCTCGATCGTGCTGGCGGTGATCGTGCTGCGCCGCGGGCGCGACGGCCGCAACCACGGCAAGGGCCTGGCCCTCGGCGCGATCGCCGTCAGCGCGGTGTCCGTGCTCGCCACGCTCGCCTTCGGCGCGCTGATCGCCTTCACCATCGCGGTCTCCGAGGACGTCAACGACCTCACGACCGGTGACTGCTTCAACGCCCCCGGCCTCGCCGACGACGACGAGGAGTTCACCTCGATCGACACCGTGCCCTGCGACGACCCGCACGACGCCGAGGTGCTCGGCACCGTCGAGCTCAGCGCCGACCAGGCCGCGCAGTACTCCGGCTCCGCCCTCGCCGGCAACGCCTGGTGCGGGGAGGCGACCGGCTTCTGGACCCCGGCCGACGACAGCGGCCTCGCGCTGATGCGGCTCACCGACGACACCGAGCCGGACGCCGGCGACACCCTCGCCTGCGTCGTGTACGACGAGGACGGCGACAAGCTCTCCGGACCGCTGCGCTGA
- a CDS encoding TIGR03960 family B12-binding radical SAM protein produces MPTPASVFPRLEPRLGSVSKPIQYVGGELNSTVKEWDCGASATGEGETVRWALMYPDAYEVGLPNQGVQILYEVLNERDWIIAERTYAVWPDMEQVLRTGDEHGPIPQFTVDAHRPVRAFDIFGLSFSTELGYTNMLNALDLAQIPLHAADRGEEDPIVLAGGHAAFNPEPIADFLDAAVLGDGEEVVLAISEVVREWKAEGRPGGRDELLRRLAVSGGVYVPRFYDVTYAADGSIEAIVPNRPGIPFRVAKHTLMDLDAWPYPRKPLVPLAETVHERFSVEIFRGCTRGCRFCQAGMITRPVRERSIETIGEMVENGIRKSGFEEVGLLSLSSADHTEIGEVAKGLADRYEGSNVSLSLPSTRVDAFNITLANEFSRNGRRSGLTFAPEGGSERMRKVINKMVTEEDLIRTVATAYSHGWRQVKLYFMVGLPTETDEDVLQVAELAKKVIAKGREVSGRNDIRCTVSIGGFVPKPHTPFQWAAQLDHETTDERLKRLRDTVREDKKFGRAIGFRYHDGKPGAIEGLLSRGDRRVGKVIEEVWRDGGRFDGWSEHFSYERWVAASERALAGTGVDLAWYTTRERGYEEVLPWDHLDSGLDKDWLWADWEDALAVADGADIEVEDCRWTPCYDCGVCPEMGTEIQIGPTGRELLPLSVV; encoded by the coding sequence ATGCCCACCCCCGCATCCGTCTTCCCGCGCCTCGAGCCGCGGCTCGGCTCGGTGTCCAAGCCGATCCAGTACGTCGGCGGTGAGCTCAACTCCACGGTCAAGGAGTGGGACTGCGGCGCCTCCGCGACCGGTGAGGGCGAGACCGTCCGCTGGGCGCTGATGTACCCCGACGCCTACGAGGTCGGCCTGCCGAACCAGGGCGTGCAGATCCTCTACGAGGTGCTCAACGAGCGTGACTGGATCATCGCCGAGCGCACCTACGCGGTCTGGCCCGACATGGAGCAGGTGCTGCGCACCGGCGACGAGCACGGCCCGATCCCGCAGTTCACCGTCGACGCGCACCGTCCGGTGCGGGCCTTCGACATCTTCGGCCTGAGCTTCTCCACCGAGCTCGGCTACACCAACATGCTCAACGCCCTCGACCTCGCGCAGATCCCGCTGCACGCCGCGGACCGCGGCGAGGAGGACCCGATCGTGCTGGCGGGCGGGCACGCGGCGTTCAACCCCGAGCCCATCGCCGACTTCCTCGACGCCGCCGTCCTCGGTGACGGCGAGGAGGTCGTGCTGGCGATCTCCGAGGTCGTGCGCGAGTGGAAGGCCGAGGGTCGCCCCGGCGGCCGCGACGAGCTGCTGCGCCGCCTCGCGGTCAGCGGCGGCGTCTACGTGCCGCGCTTCTACGACGTGACGTACGCCGCCGACGGCTCCATCGAGGCGATCGTGCCCAACCGCCCCGGCATCCCCTTCCGCGTTGCCAAGCACACGCTGATGGACCTCGACGCCTGGCCCTACCCGCGCAAGCCGCTGGTGCCGCTGGCCGAGACCGTCCACGAGCGGTTCAGCGTCGAGATCTTCCGCGGCTGCACCCGCGGCTGCCGGTTCTGCCAGGCCGGGATGATCACCCGTCCGGTGCGCGAGCGCTCGATCGAGACGATCGGTGAGATGGTCGAGAACGGCATCCGCAAGTCCGGCTTCGAGGAGGTCGGCCTGCTCTCGCTCTCCAGTGCCGACCACACCGAGATCGGCGAGGTCGCCAAGGGCCTCGCGGACCGCTACGAGGGCTCCAACGTCTCGCTCTCGCTGCCGTCGACCCGCGTGGACGCGTTCAACATCACCCTGGCCAACGAGTTCTCCCGCAACGGGCGCCGCTCCGGGCTCACCTTCGCCCCCGAGGGCGGGTCCGAGCGGATGCGCAAGGTCATCAACAAGATGGTGACCGAGGAGGACCTGATCCGCACGGTCGCCACGGCGTACTCCCACGGCTGGCGCCAGGTGAAGCTCTACTTCATGGTCGGGCTGCCGACCGAGACCGACGAGGACGTCCTCCAGGTCGCCGAGCTCGCCAAGAAGGTGATCGCCAAGGGCCGCGAGGTCTCCGGGCGCAACGACATCCGCTGCACCGTGTCGATCGGCGGCTTCGTGCCCAAGCCGCACACGCCGTTCCAGTGGGCCGCGCAGCTGGACCACGAGACCACCGACGAGCGGCTGAAGCGGCTGCGCGACACCGTGCGCGAGGACAAGAAGTTCGGTCGCGCGATCGGCTTCCGCTACCACGACGGCAAGCCCGGCGCGATCGAGGGACTGCTCTCGCGCGGCGACCGGCGCGTCGGCAAGGTGATCGAGGAGGTCTGGCGCGACGGCGGTCGCTTCGACGGCTGGAGCGAGCACTTCTCCTACGAGCGCTGGGTCGCCGCGTCCGAGCGGGCCCTGGCCGGTACCGGCGTCGACCTGGCCTGGTACACCACCCGCGAGCGTGGCTACGAGGAGGTCCTGCCGTGGGACCACCTCGACTCCGGCCTCGACAAGGACTGGCTGTGGGCCGACTGGGAGGACGCCCTCGCGGTGGCCGACGGCGCCGACATCGAGGTCGAGGACTGCCGCTGGACCCCGTGCTACGACTGCGGCGTGTGCCCGGAGATGGGCACCGAGATCCAGATCGGCCCCACCGGCCGCGAGCTGCTGCCGCTCTCCGTGGTCTGA
- the mreC gene encoding rod shape-determining protein MreC: MALDGLDQRRSRERRWRSSGDLGRPRGPRRSVAVALVLASITLMTLDQQTDPVVEPARRAVGEVIGPIEVGASAVLRPFVSLPGWFRTHGDLRGEIDTLEAENARLRSEANTADYDRNRLAEYDGLSKASSDLGYALVPARVVALGPSQSFSATVMIDAGSEAGLDADMTVINNDGLVGRVLRVTRTTATVLLAIDPESVVGGRIGSSMEIGFLHGRGALGDEARLDLQLLDEAVVPGRGDAVVTWGSRNGAPYVSGIPVGEVTAVYSNVRDSSQRAVVRPYVDFASLDVVGVVVPSGTDSDRTVIEADGGRR; encoded by the coding sequence CGCCGCTGGCGCAGCTCCGGCGACCTCGGCCGCCCCCGCGGCCCGCGCCGCTCGGTCGCCGTGGCGCTCGTGCTGGCCAGCATCACCCTGATGACCCTCGACCAGCAGACCGACCCGGTCGTCGAGCCCGCGCGCCGGGCCGTCGGCGAGGTGATCGGCCCGATCGAGGTGGGTGCGTCGGCAGTGCTGCGTCCCTTCGTCTCCCTCCCCGGCTGGTTCCGCACCCACGGTGACCTGCGCGGCGAGATCGACACCCTCGAGGCCGAGAACGCGCGCCTGCGCTCCGAGGCCAACACCGCCGACTACGACCGCAACCGCCTCGCCGAGTACGACGGATTGAGCAAGGCCTCCTCCGACCTCGGCTACGCGCTGGTGCCGGCGCGCGTGGTCGCGCTCGGTCCCTCGCAGTCCTTCTCCGCCACGGTGATGATCGACGCCGGGTCCGAGGCCGGGCTGGACGCCGACATGACGGTGATCAACAACGACGGTCTCGTCGGGCGCGTCCTGCGCGTGACCCGGACGACCGCGACGGTGCTGCTGGCCATCGACCCCGAGTCGGTGGTCGGCGGCCGGATCGGCTCCAGCATGGAGATCGGCTTCCTGCACGGCCGCGGTGCGCTCGGCGACGAGGCCCGCCTCGACCTGCAGCTGCTCGACGAGGCGGTCGTCCCGGGCCGCGGCGACGCCGTGGTCACCTGGGGCAGCCGCAACGGCGCGCCGTACGTCTCCGGCATCCCGGTCGGCGAGGTGACGGCCGTCTACTCCAACGTCCGCGACTCCTCCCAGCGCGCCGTGGTGCGCCCCTACGTCGACTTCGCCAGCCTCGACGTGGTCGGTGTCGTGGTGCCCTCGGGCACCGACAGCGACCGCACCGTGATCGAGGCCGACGGGGGCCGGCGATGA
- a CDS encoding MFS transporter — MTRRTTALLLLGLVLLSLNLRPAAVSVGPVLDEVRAGLGMSTATAGLLTSLPVLAFAGFGAVAPALARRAGIHRVTLAALVAVVAGLAGRVLVDDSASFLLLSMLALAGMAAANVLLPSLVKLHFPDRIGSVTATYTTALAIGLTASLVLTVPISEAAGSWRAGLGAWAVLALVAALPWLGLIAHDRTPEPTPHTVRFLDVARTRLGWAMASFFGLQSIHAYVVFGWFPTLWRDAGYSPTAAGLLVGVVAAVSIPLSLWLPRLVASTPRPGRLVLAVLASYPAGYLALLLAPHDLAIPAALLIGTGASIFPVVLTLIGLRSRTPAGTAALSGFTQSVGYLIAGVGPFGFGLVHDLTDGWTVPLLVLLALLAPLAAVAAYAARPAHVEDQLRHVEVAAQ; from the coding sequence GTGACCCGCCGCACGACCGCCCTCCTCCTGCTCGGCCTGGTGCTCCTGTCGCTCAACCTGCGACCGGCCGCGGTGAGCGTCGGGCCGGTGCTCGACGAGGTGCGGGCCGGACTGGGGATGTCGACGGCGACGGCCGGGCTGCTGACCTCGCTGCCGGTGCTGGCCTTCGCGGGGTTCGGCGCCGTCGCGCCCGCCCTGGCGCGCCGTGCGGGCATCCACCGGGTCACCCTCGCAGCGCTGGTCGCCGTCGTCGCCGGGCTGGCCGGGCGCGTGCTCGTCGACGACTCCGCGTCGTTCCTGCTCCTGTCGATGCTCGCGCTGGCCGGGATGGCGGCTGCCAACGTGCTGCTGCCCTCGCTGGTCAAACTGCACTTCCCGGACCGGATCGGCTCGGTGACGGCGACCTACACGACCGCCCTCGCGATCGGGCTCACCGCCTCACTCGTGCTGACCGTCCCGATCTCGGAGGCGGCCGGCAGCTGGCGGGCCGGGCTCGGGGCCTGGGCGGTGCTGGCGCTGGTCGCGGCGCTCCCGTGGCTCGGCCTGATCGCCCACGACCGGACGCCCGAGCCGACCCCGCACACGGTGCGGTTCCTCGACGTGGCCCGGACCCGGCTGGGCTGGGCCATGGCGTCCTTCTTCGGGCTGCAGTCGATCCACGCGTACGTCGTGTTCGGCTGGTTCCCCACCCTGTGGCGCGACGCCGGCTACTCCCCCACGGCGGCCGGCCTGCTGGTGGGCGTGGTTGCCGCGGTCTCGATCCCGCTGTCGCTGTGGCTGCCCCGGCTGGTCGCCAGCACCCCGCGCCCGGGCCGCCTCGTGCTCGCGGTGCTCGCCTCCTACCCGGCCGGCTACCTCGCGCTGCTGCTCGCGCCGCACGACCTCGCGATCCCCGCGGCGCTGCTCATCGGCACCGGCGCCTCGATCTTCCCGGTCGTGCTCACCCTGATCGGGCTGCGCTCGCGCACCCCCGCGGGCACCGCCGCGCTCTCGGGGTTCACCCAGTCCGTGGGCTACCTGATCGCCGGCGTCGGCCCGTTCGGCTTTGGCCTCGTGCACGACCTCACCGACGGGTGGACCGTGCCGCTGCTGGTGCTGCTGGCACTGCTGGCGCCGCTCGCGGCGGTGGCCGCCTACGCCGCCCGGCCCGCGCATGTCGAGGACCAGCTCCGCCACGTCGAGGTCGCGGCTCAGTAG
- a CDS encoding TIGR03936 family radical SAM-associated protein — protein MREQPEQQAPPVQRLRIRYAKRGRLRFTSHRDFSRAFERAIFRARVPMAYSSGFNPHPRISYAGAAPTGSASEAEFVEIGLAQVLDPAVVRASLEEALPDGLDIVDVVVSPGGSLSDLLEASHWHLDLATPAAVVAPAVAAFLAAESVEVGRMTKKGLRTFDCRGAVVSLAVVERDGGSRLDLVLRHGTPSVRPDDVLSGLKAVAGLDLGEAPLLTRVAQGPLDEATGEVGDPLHGSV, from the coding sequence GTGCGAGAGCAGCCCGAGCAGCAAGCCCCACCCGTCCAGCGTCTCCGGATCCGGTACGCCAAGCGCGGGCGGCTGCGGTTCACCAGCCACCGCGACTTCTCGCGTGCCTTCGAGCGTGCGATCTTCCGGGCCCGGGTGCCGATGGCGTACTCATCCGGGTTCAACCCGCACCCGCGCATCTCCTACGCCGGTGCGGCGCCGACCGGCTCGGCCAGCGAGGCGGAGTTCGTCGAGATCGGCCTCGCGCAGGTGCTCGACCCCGCCGTCGTGCGTGCCTCGCTCGAGGAGGCGCTCCCGGACGGCCTGGACATCGTCGACGTCGTCGTCTCCCCGGGCGGCTCGCTCTCCGACCTGCTCGAGGCCAGCCACTGGCACCTCGACCTGGCCACCCCGGCCGCCGTGGTGGCGCCCGCGGTCGCGGCGTTCCTGGCCGCCGAGAGCGTCGAGGTCGGGCGGATGACCAAGAAGGGGCTGCGGACCTTCGACTGCCGCGGCGCCGTGGTCTCCCTGGCCGTCGTCGAGCGGGACGGCGGCAGCCGTCTCGACCTGGTGCTGCGGCACGGTACGCCGTCCGTGCGCCCTGACGACGTGCTGTCCGGGCTGAAGGCCGTCGCCGGCCTGGACCTGGGCGAGGCCCCGCTGCTCACCCGCGTGGCCCAGGGGCCCCTCGACGAGGCGACCGGCGAGGTCGGCGACCCGCTGCACGGTTCGGTATGA
- the mrdA gene encoding penicillin-binding protein 2: MAASAEGSRRSRLRLVVIQVLVLSLFATLLARLYYIQVVSGEQYTAQAASQSVREIVVQPQRGLIVDAQGRPLVTNRTTWVLSIDRTVLGKLTERQQDVLLGRVGEISGLRVPQVRKRLVTCGESGSIPGVCWNGSPYQPVPVASEVPQEVALRVLEQPEDFPAVLAEQQSVRNYPRPHGTNLAHVLGYLSPITEEEFALATADGDDSLNGASVVGRAGVEKQYDKWLRGMPGYRRVAVDSMGRVLGDSGEVNAEPGNTLVTTIDAKVQGVVERELANTLAKARTEFDEVTGRPYVADSGAVVVMETRTGRIVSMASQPTYDPEVWVGGITKKQLARLYSEAAGTPLLGRATQGQFAPGSTWKPFMTAGALTHGYSTDTRLNCSPTFRVGNRDFKNYESGAHGYVGFDKALEVSCNTFFYRIGFDYWQRFGSDVADVDAKDPLVEEAKDFGFGSSTGIDLPGEASGRIADRKWKRSYYDSMKDFYCGIADAPQDADTSDFVYKFAREFCIEGFAYRAGDAVNFAIGQGDTIITPLQLARAYAALANGGTLWAPRIGRAIVDPAGEVVREFAPRKNGTVDLPKGVFDYIDNALTGVSTRGTMSWKLIGFPLDDVRIRAKTGSAEVYGKQSTSWLATYTEDYVVVMMVSQGGTGSGRNGDSVRRIYEALYGVQDGVVKPEKAAIPGSVPPSSLPTFTKDGSILPPATRASRKDRR, from the coding sequence ATGGCGGCCTCCGCCGAGGGGTCGCGGCGCAGCCGGCTGCGGCTGGTCGTGATCCAGGTGCTCGTGCTCTCGCTCTTCGCCACGCTGCTGGCGCGGCTGTACTACATCCAGGTCGTCAGCGGCGAGCAGTACACCGCCCAGGCCGCCTCGCAGTCGGTGCGCGAGATCGTCGTGCAGCCCCAGCGCGGGCTGATCGTCGATGCCCAGGGCCGGCCGCTGGTCACCAACCGCACCACCTGGGTGCTCTCGATCGACCGCACCGTCCTGGGCAAGCTCACCGAGCGCCAGCAGGACGTCCTGCTCGGCCGGGTCGGGGAGATCAGCGGCCTGCGGGTGCCGCAGGTGCGCAAGCGGCTCGTCACCTGCGGGGAGAGCGGCAGCATTCCCGGCGTGTGCTGGAACGGCTCGCCGTACCAGCCGGTGCCGGTGGCCTCCGAGGTCCCGCAGGAGGTCGCGCTGCGGGTCCTCGAGCAGCCGGAGGACTTCCCGGCGGTGCTCGCCGAGCAGCAGAGCGTGCGCAACTACCCCCGCCCGCACGGCACCAACCTCGCCCACGTGCTCGGCTACCTCAGCCCGATCACCGAGGAGGAGTTCGCCCTCGCGACCGCCGACGGCGACGACTCGCTCAACGGCGCCTCGGTGGTCGGCCGGGCCGGGGTGGAGAAGCAGTACGACAAGTGGCTGCGCGGCATGCCCGGCTACCGCCGCGTGGCCGTCGACTCGATGGGGCGCGTGCTCGGCGACAGCGGCGAGGTCAATGCGGAGCCCGGCAACACGCTGGTCACGACGATCGATGCGAAGGTGCAGGGCGTGGTCGAGCGCGAGCTCGCCAACACGCTGGCCAAGGCCCGCACGGAGTTCGACGAGGTCACCGGTCGCCCCTACGTCGCCGACTCCGGCGCGGTCGTGGTGATGGAGACCAGGACCGGACGGATCGTGTCGATGGCCAGCCAGCCGACGTACGACCCGGAGGTCTGGGTCGGCGGGATCACCAAGAAGCAGCTCGCCCGGCTCTACTCCGAGGCCGCGGGCACCCCGCTGCTCGGCCGTGCCACCCAGGGCCAGTTCGCGCCGGGCTCGACGTGGAAGCCGTTCATGACCGCCGGGGCGCTCACCCACGGCTACTCCACCGACACCCGTCTCAACTGCTCCCCGACCTTCCGGGTCGGCAACCGCGACTTCAAGAACTACGAGTCCGGCGCGCACGGCTACGTCGGCTTCGACAAGGCCCTCGAGGTCTCCTGCAACACCTTCTTCTACCGCATCGGCTTCGACTACTGGCAGCGCTTCGGCTCCGACGTCGCCGACGTGGACGCCAAGGACCCGCTCGTGGAGGAGGCCAAGGACTTCGGCTTCGGCTCCTCCACCGGCATCGACCTGCCCGGCGAGGCCTCCGGCCGGATCGCGGACCGGAAGTGGAAGCGGTCCTACTACGACTCGATGAAGGACTTCTACTGCGGCATCGCCGACGCGCCGCAGGACGCGGACACCTCCGACTTCGTCTACAAGTTCGCCCGCGAGTTCTGCATCGAGGGCTTCGCCTACCGCGCCGGCGACGCGGTCAACTTCGCCATCGGCCAGGGCGACACGATCATCACCCCGCTCCAGCTCGCCCGCGCGTACGCCGCGCTGGCCAACGGCGGCACCCTGTGGGCGCCGCGGATCGGCCGGGCGATCGTGGACCCCGCCGGTGAGGTGGTCCGTGAGTTCGCGCCGCGCAAGAACGGCACCGTCGACCTGCCGAAGGGCGTCTTCGACTACATCGACAACGCCCTGACCGGCGTCAGCACCCGCGGCACCATGAGCTGGAAGCTGATCGGCTTCCCGCTCGACGACGTCCGGATCAGGGCCAAGACCGGCTCCGCGGAGGTCTACGGCAAGCAGTCGACCTCCTGGCTGGCGACCTACACCGAGGACTACGTCGTGGTGATGATGGTCAGCCAGGGCGGCACGGGCTCCGGGCGCAACGGCGACTCGGTGCGCCGCATCTACGAGGCGCTGTACGGCGTGCAGGACGGTGTGGTGAAGCCCGAGAAGGCGGCGATCCCCGGCAGCGTCCCGCCCAGCAGCCTCCCGACCTTCACCAAGGACGGCTCGATCCTGCCGCCCGCCACCCGCGCGTCGAGGAAGGACCGGCGGTGA